The genomic DNA GCGGCTGGGGGCTCTGCCCCACACAGAGGCCAGGTCTCTGTAGCCTCTTCCCCCTGTTCCGACCGGCTGAAGCCTCCAGGTCTACCAGAGCAGGTGTGGCCTCCCAGGTAGgccaggggagcagggagggtggGGGCTGTAAGGAGCATCTCCCAGGAGCCAGGTCGGCCCAGAGGCCCCGGCCCAGATCCCAGGCAGACCCAGGGCACCAAGACAGAGGGCGGGCTCAGGTGATGCCCCGAGGGTGTGCCGGCCCCCACGCCTGTAACCTAATCACTTGCCTGTCTGACAGCAGCAGCTGTTGGGGAGCCATCCCCCCTCTTGAGGGCTCCACCAGGTGTGGGTGGCGCTGGGGTAAGGCAGAAGACAGGCCCCCCACCACCCACAGCGCAGCTCAGACACCTGAGGGGCGGGCCCACAGGAACCACCTGGGGACACCTACCCTGAGCGCTGTCCTAGAGGGCAGAGGGTGGCGCTTCcaaggggggtgggaggggcatCTGGGGATGGACACAGCAGCCCCGCTTGGAGCTGTAAGCTTCTGGGGTGGGTCCCAGCCCTATGCTCACACCCTGTACGGTCAAGTCCTGTCCCCTCTTTGGGGCTCTGTTTCCTTATCATAAAATGTCGGGTTGCAGGGTGACAGGCTCTGAGTGGGGGCCACATACGATGGTGCTGATGGAGGCAGACACGCGGAGGACTAGGGAATGAGCACGCAGCGGGCGTGGGCCGTGGGACAGCATTTCTGGACTCCAGCCACCTTTGGATCTGAGGAGAAAATGAGCTCAGAGTGCGTGGGGGCAGCATGGGGGTCAGGGCTTTCCCTGCTATTCCAGGCCACCAGGACCCACCGCACCCTGTAATTCCCAGGGCCACTGCCCTGGGCTCTCCTCTTCCGGCTGGGCCGGGGTCCCTGTTCATCCGGCCTCGGGCAGGACCCCTCAGCTCAGAGCTCCCTGGAGGCCTGCTGTGTGGCCCTGGCCTGGTGCTGTCCCTCTCTGGGCCATCTCTGAGGGAGGTGGTAGTAAGATGTCAGCTTGCAGCCTCCAGCTGTCCCAGAGCCAAGTCAGATGAGAAGCCAGGGCAGCCCCGCCCCAGGGGCTGGCCAAGCCTTGGACATTTCTTAGAGGCAGGGTGCCGGGCAGAGGAGgacagccaggaggaaggccGCCTGGCGGGGCCTCAGGTACGGGGTCCTGGGCGGCGGGTGGTGTAGTAGTGGGGTCAGGGAACTGGCTGGAGGGCTGGCCCAGTGGCTCAGGCTGCTGGCCCCGAGGCAGGCCCGGCCACTCACAGCGGCGGGTGTGGAGTGGCTTCGCTCTCAAGGGCCCCTCCTGCCCGGGGAGAAAGGGGCAGCAGGGGGGGACTTCCCTTGTGCGACCCGAGAGGTCAGCAGGGAGAGGGCCCCAGGAGAGGTTGGGGGTGCCGCTGGCCGGCAGGCACGCTCGTGCTGCCTGAGCTGCTGTGCCGCCTTTCACCGGGGTTACTGCCTATCCTGCCAGGGAGGCGAGAGCCCCCCTCTGGCCCGGCTGCCCCAGGAGGGAACACACCCCCATCCCTGGGTTGGTGGGGAGGCTCATGAAGCATCCATCTGGCAACGGTATTTGCAGGGCACTCCAGGCTGCGGTGAGGGTGCACAGAAATGGTTCCAGGAGGCCGTGTTCTTGGGAATGGACTCTGCCGGGCCCGGGAAGGAGGGACGGGCCAGGCTGCCTGCCCCACGGAGGAGCTGGTCCTGGGCGGAGCCAGCGGCACGGCCTCTCTGTGCGGTGGGGCGGGGACTGGCTCAGCCACAAGCCAAAGGCTGGTCCCCGGCTCCCCTGGCCCTTAGGAAGGGAGGAGGCTGCTGTCCAGAGCTCAGGGGGAAGATCGTGAAAATTCAGGCAAAGGCCGCATGGAGGGAGGTCAGACTGGGTGCCGCGGGTCTTGGGACCTGAGGGACCTTCAAGATGGGCCCTGTGAGCCCCGCCTTCCGGCAGCCTGATGGGGGCCCCGGGCCCTCAGGCCGCCATGGCTACCTCCGTCACCTTTGCCAGCCCTACTTCCCTGCCCCCGTGTGGGTCTCTGGTTGATGTCCTTGCCTCCTGGGGGGCGGCCACACTGGGCCCCCACCCCAGGGTATCCTTCTCAAGGCCCCCTCGGCACAGCGGCCCTTCAGGCTGGGCAGCTGCTCAGCACGGCCATCAGGAAGCAGTGGTCGCCGCCGCCCCGAGCACTGGGGCGCCGTTGGCGGGTGGAGTGGGCAGAAGCCGGGGCTGCCCGTCAGCGGGCTCAGCAGCAGGACCTGCCGGGAGGGCGGGGCAGGGGCTCTGTGGTGCTTTGGGCCGGCAGACCCACGGGCCACCCGCTCATCCCCTCCACGCCACCGCTCCGGGCCGAAGCCTTCTTCAGGGCCACTGTGCTAAAACGCACGCTGTACCCACACCAGGCTCCCATgtgggcacagtgcctggcacatcggTGCTGGGTTGGTATTTTTAGAGGAATCCCCAGGCCCTGGGACATCGTTCATCCTGGCCTGAAACAGGCCTGTCCCTTGCCATCATCAAGTGGCTTAGCCACTCCCAGCCACCCACCCTCCCGCAGAAGCGGTGGGTCCAGAAGAGACACAGCTGAGCGGGTGGCTGGAGCCGGGGCCCCCGAGACCTCAGCGGTTTAGCCtgagggagcaagaaggggaAGCAGGACAGGAACTGTCGGGAACGGCGAGGAGGCCTGGCCCGGGGGGTGGGCACAAACAGCGCGCCTCTCACCCTCGCCAGGCAGCTCCCGACCTCAGCCGCGTGCCAccgcacacctggccctgggtgtGCTGTTCTGCCTGGCCCAGAGGTGTCCCTTCTCCTGGGGACCCAGGCTGCCCTGCTCCCCACCGAGCCATGGGTAGCgggtggggcatggggatggGTTGCCCTCTGTTCTGGTTTCCTGTGAATTCTGTTTTCCGGTGTGAGGAAGTGGGGTGGCCATGGGCACGCTCCCTGCTCTCTCTGTGTGTGGCCACGGTCTCCATCTGCCTCAGTGGGAACCACAGTGCCCGGGCCAGGCTGTTGAAGTGGGTAACTGAGTCATGCAGGGAGTGGGATTCGACATCCTTCCAAACCTAGGCAGTGTCAGATGTACCCTGGAGAGGCAGGCTCGGGAGCGCCTGCCCGGCCCAGCCCAATGCAGGAGCCCCTCATCTGTGTCTTTCATGAGGTCACAGGCCCAGGGTCCCCAGACCCTGGGCGGGAGGCAGCCTTAGCTCCTCTGGATGTCTGGGTTGTGCCCAGCATCCTGGGACCCAGTGGCACCCACTGGGGCCCCGGTCCAgcatgaggggtcaggtccaaccTGCAGGGGTCAGAATTGGGTGAGTTAGCCTCAGTGTTGCTAGGAGAGGCTGCTGGAATGTTCCATCCAGAGCTCCACTCCCACAGAGCTCCCCCAGAGGTGCACCATTCACGTTACGTGCCTTACATTTTTGCGGCTTCTGTGGACACTCTTATAATAAAAGTGCAAGGACCCTGGgtcggggtggggtgggtggtgcGGGAGGGATGGGTGTGTCTGCCCTCTGCCTCCATCAGCAGAAGTCTAAAGGTGGCAGCAGGACAGAGGGAGGactgggagaggcaggagggacACAACTGTTTGCTGAGCACTTGGTAAGAGTGACCGTGGCTGACCCTGCGGAGCGCGCGGCCTGTACTATGGTAAATGTTTGGCACAGCATGTCGTTCGGTCCTCGGGACGGGGGAACTGAAGCAGAGAGATGAGAAGATGACTGATTTGACCAGGGCCCAAGGCCAGGTGGCAGCTCTAGAGGCAGGCAGCGGGCAAGCCTGCGGCTGGGGTGTCTCTGCTGCCACACTGCCACCCTCTCTGGGGGCCATGGTGCCTGCCCTGGGCCGGAGGTGACTGCCCAGTTTCTCCCACTTGGAGCAGAGGCCTGCCTGTGGAGTCAGCTGGGGCCCCACCACCCCTAAGGAACGGCCCAGGGCTCCAGCCAGCCTCTCAGCAGGACGCCTGTCAGGCCGGCTGGCTTGCTGGCCGAGGCTCAGCCCTCAGGGCCATGGAGCCCTCCAGAAAGCTGAGGACCATGGTGACAGCAGCCACTTAAAACAATAGCTGGTAGCCTTGGGGGCCTGAGGCCCGGGGCCCAGAACTGGACAGCATGGTCTCATCCTTGATAAACACCATGTGAGCTGGTGGGTGCTGTCATCATCCCCCTAGAAGAGGAGGAGACTGGGGCACTAAGACCCAAATGATGAGTTAAGTAGGCAGAGGGAGGCCTGCCTCCCAgttgggtgggtgggaaaggggaGTGGAGGACaaggggagggctggggtggTGGACAGGATGAAAGCAGGTATTTGTCACATGGTATGCCTCAGTGTGGCAGGCAGCAGAGCCCAGGGGccactgtgagagtgtgtgagggAGTAATcaggcaggcttcctggaggaggcatcGGCCAAGCTGAGCTCTGAAGGAAACAGAGTAAGAGAGGGCAGGAGAAGGGTCCCCTGGGTCCTTGGCACCAGACCAAGGAGTGATTGCATCACAGTGCTCCTGTGATGAGCTTCAAGTAGACAGGCAGGGGCCTGAGGGAATGTCAGGGCCCCTGCCCCGCTTGCCAGCCCTGGCTGATAACAGCAAGGAGATATGACTGCCCCTCGGCCCTTGCCCCCCACTGCTCCCCGCTCCTTCAGCACTGTGGTGGGGAGCAGGGCCTCTGGGAGGCCTGGGTCTTCTTAACCCAGGGAGGGGAGGCCactgcccacagtcacacagcccTCCGAGCCACCCCCAGCTAGCCTAGCTTCTCTGGGCAGTGTCCCCAGGCTGCAGGCTGTGGGCACACAGAGCATTCTGTGTCTGAAACGTCCCAAAGTGGTGGCCGCAGTGGCAGTTGGTAAACTCTCTATTTACCAGACTCCTCCCAGTTACTCGGCTCAGGCCTGGCAGGCGTGAGGGCTGCTCCATCTCCAGGAGGGGCATGGCAGCTGGAGAGGGGTCGTGGCTTGGGACTAGTTTCTGTGTGGCAGGAAGAAGTGTGGTCCCCTGGCTGCCTCCCAGCCCTTAGGGGCTGTGAGTAGCTGTCCCTGAGCCCATGCCCATGTTGGCAGCGGCCCAGGGCCCCCTGCCCACTGGCTGAGGGgaatggtctgtgtgtgtgtgtgtgtctgtggcagtGGGTGGTGTGTGTGGAGGCAGGGGCAGCCTTGGCCCTCTGGGGTTACGCGTGAGTCCCTGTGGGGTGTCTGTGAGCCACATGGATGCAGGCAGGCGCAGGTGGGGAGCCTGTAAGGTGGGGGCCCCAGCCCACACCGCCCCCTCCCGGCAGGATGGACCCCTTCGCGGACACACTGCGGCGGCTGCGGGAGACCTTCAGCACCGGGCGGACGAGGCCAGCTGAGTTTCGGACTGCCCAGCTCCGGGGCCTGGACCGCTTCCTGCAGGACAACAGGCAGCTTCTGCAGGAGGCGCTGGCGCAGGACCTGGGCAAGGTGGGCTGGGAGGCTGGGCGGGCAGGCTGGCAGAGGCGGCTGCACCCTCCGGGAGGGGCAACTAACAGCCCCTCAAACCTGCTGCCTTCCCTATGCCCCAACCCCACCTTCTGCATttgcccattcattcatttcttagtTCACTTGATAActacttattgaacacctactatgtgccaggcatactGTTCCAGGGGACACAACAGAGAATAAAACAAAGGCCCTGTGCCCAGGGAGCTGACCTTCTGGGGAGAGACACAGCCGACAGTAAATAAGTAATTAGGTAGCACACTGGATGGCAGTGAGTGTCCCGGGGAGGCCCTCCCAGTGTGAGCGGGGGAGAGGGGAGGCAGCATTGGGGCAGAGacaaggaggaaggggaaggagccACGTGGACATCGGGGAAAAGGAGGTGggcacagcaagtgcaaaggccctgaggaggaggtggtggtgtgTTTGTGCCTGAgcatggctgcaggggcagagagacaCAGAAGAGAGGCCCAGGGGGGTGGAGGCCACGGAGGACCTGGGCTTCCGTCAGAGTAGCAGGTGCCATGGCCTCGGTCTAAACCCGGAGGCCTGGGGGCACAGCCTCCCCCAATTCCAGCAGCAGCCACACGACCCCAAGAAATTCTCTTCTCTGTGGGCAGCCTCCCCTCATTTCTGCCAATAGGGTGCCCTCCAGCCCCCCCACCGCTTGGCTGCCCTGGGGGTTCTTCTCTGGACAAAATGTCCCCTGCACTTGCTGCAAAGGCCACAATGTCCAGACTCATGCCTGGTGCCCCACGGTCCCTCGCCACCAGCTCCCTGTCAGCGGGTAGGGTGCGTAACACCTGGGCTGGCCCATGGCGCCTGCCGGCGGCTGGCCGGTTCCTGTAGTCACCTCCTGCCACCAGGGACCTCAGCACCCCACGCTGGCTTGCGCTGAGCTGGTCTTCGCCTCAAGCCCTGGGTACACCCCGGGAGGGCCTGGGGTCTCCTGAGCCCCCCCTGTGAGGGGACCCTACATTGACCCCTGGGGTCAATTATACTGCTTACATCACTGCCCTTCTCCGCCCCTCCCCAGCGCTTTCCGGGGGCCTGCTGACCCCACCCTGGCCCAGATAGAGAGGTGGGCCCCCGCAGGCCGGCCTCCCCCCCAGCCTGGCCTCCTCCCGCAGCCTCCGTGGGGCCCGTCCGACTCCCAGCCGCACCGTCCCGAGAACTGTCACGGACTTCTCGGCTCTCGGGTCATGGTGTCGGCGGTCATGGATTAGAGGCCCTGCCCCAAGGGGACAGCAGTGGGGGGCCACAGGACTTGTCTGAACCTGTGGCCTCCCGGTGATGCCTGTCCCCGTCTCGGTGTCCCCAAACATTGTTTACCACGGTGCTCCAGGACTCCCTCATCAGCCATTCCTGGAGTCGTGGTTCTCCAGAAATGTATGCAGCCTGGGCGCCAGAGCCCTCTCCTCGGCTCGCTTGCCCCCGAGGGGATGGCGTGGGGCATGCCCCATTCACTGGGTCTGGCCCAGGACGAGGGGCTCCCGTCCCCACCCGCAGCCCACTGGGCTCCCTGCGGATGGGCCCCTGCACTGAGCCTCTGCCAGCACCCACCTGCGGGCCCGCCACCACCTCCGGGGAGCCTGACCTGACTCTGTCTAGTCCCTTTCTCCCTTGGGTTCAGGTttcacctcccacctcccacctcccatcCCCAAAGGGAGCTCCAGTCGGTGCCTCCCTCTGGGCTGGGCCACCTGGCCCTGCCTGTCCTGCAGGAACCCTCCCGCTCGCTCCGACAGCCCTTCCAGGTAGGGGCAGGCACCCCAGAAACCCCCAGggcaggctcagagagggcatGCTCTGGCCTAAGGGTACACAGCCCTGGTTCAAAACAGCCTTCCCCTCCAGAACTCAGGGTGTTCCGCCAGGTCCAGACGGTCTGTAAATCCACCCACACCTCACTCGGGTCTCGGGCCTCCTCACTGGGCGGGACTCAGATGCAGGCGGAAGGCACGCGGACCAGGCTCAGGTCTTTTCAGCaccagggggtggggggtggcttcTTTGCCTGAGGTGCCAGCGCTCTCTCAAGGCTCAGCTCTGGCCCTGGCCTTGCTACTGGTCTGCTGAGAGAACCTGGCAGGCCTCTGTTCCCCCTGTGGACCATCCTGGCACCCCTCAGGCCCATGGTCCTCTCCTCTGGCAGGAGGCGCCATGCCCCACAGTGGCCGGATGCCAGGTAGCAGGAAAGCCTGGCTCTGGTGCCCTTGCCGGGGGCCTCCAGCTGCCTGCGGCCCGCAGGCCCGGCCTCCCCCTGCGTGCGGTGGGGCGGGCACGCCAGAGGCAGACAGCAGCACAACATCTCTATCGATTTGTGCCTCCTCCGCACTCCTGCCCTGGGAATCTGCTCTGGCCCCTGAGCTGTGGGAACCGGGGGCATTTACACAGGGAGGCCTGTCCCCAGTTACCCCTGCAGACTGGTATCCACAGAGTGGGCCACACAGGCAATGCTGTTAAAACTGGTTGGATCTTGTCCCTGCTCTGCTTGACAGTGCCCACCCCGGCTGCGTGGCCCCATCACCTCACCCACTCTGCATCTCGCTAATCAGAAATATGCTCCAATGTCACCTCGCCCAGAGGCTGGCATGGGACATCTGGCATAAAATcaagcaaacacacacatacacgtacaCACTCATGCGAACTCCCATGCTTTCACATGCACACTGGTGCACATATACGCTCAGCAGTCTCTGTTCCCCAAACCTGTTTTATCTTTGCATTGCGCTTGCCACATCCTGAGCTGTTCTCATTATCAGGGAGACTGTCCGCCTACAACCTCAGCTCCCACGGGAAGGTTTTCTGTCTCTTAGCCACTGGCACAAGAAAAGCACCTGAGTGATGTACACTCTTCACACACGGAGAgggtgaacaaatgaatgaatgaatgagaaaataagaGCAAGCCTTGCCTGACAGAGGCCCTGCCAGGGCTCTAGCCACCTGCCAATCCTGGTGCTCCCTCCCCTGCAGCCAGCCTTCGAGTCTGAGGTGTCTGAGGTTGGCATCTGCCACAGTGAGATAAACTTGGCGCTCAGGAACCTTCAGGCCTGGATGAAAGATGAGAAAGTGGCCAAGAACCTGGTGAGCAGGGCTGGGGACAGGTGGGCAGGCGGCCTCTGCAGGGGGTTGTGGGCTCAGGGGCTGGGGGTCTTGGTGCCTCACCGCTTCCCGTGCTGGCCGGCCCAGGCCACGCAGCTGGACTCAGCCTTCATCCGGAAGGAGCCCTTCGGCCTGGTGCTCATCATTGCCCCCTGGAACTACCCCGTGAACCTAACCCTGGTGCCCCTGGTGGGCGCCCTCGCTGCAGGTAAGTGCAGAGCAGTCTCCTTCCGGGGCTGGCGGACCCCTCCTTCCAGCTGCTTAGCCACCCACAGtgccaggggggaggggagctggcCCCAGGCGGCTAAGAAAACTGGTCTCCACCTGGCCCACCCTGCATGGGCTGTGGGGCCTTaggccccaggctccctctctgaGCTGGATTCTCACCTGCAAGGAGAGAGAGGCTGGCACCTGCTCTGCAGCCATGAGGACTGAATGGCAGCTCTCTCCCTTGCCCTACCCCGCCCCCCAGGGAACTGTGTGGTGCTGAAGCCTTCTGAGATCAGCAAGAGCACTGAGAGGGTCCTGGCTGAGGTGCTGCCTCGGTACCTGGACCAGGTGTGCGGGAGCAGCTACAGGCAGCTGAGCCGAGCATGGCAGGGCCCTGTGGGCGGGCaaccctggccctggcccgtcCGGCAAGCCCGGAGTTCCAATCTCCATCCTGCCGCCTCTGGGTTGTGTGGCCGTGACCGGGTCACCCTCCCCTCAGCCTGTTTCCCTCTGAGTGGAACAGTGAGGTGGCAGTCACAGATGCACTCTGAGGAGCCTGTCCCCCAGGGGTTCCTGTCTTCTGGTGGCCCTGCTTGCCCAGCCCCAGTCTCAGCACCCCCAACCTTGACGGGCCCCAACCTTGCACCAGTTGGCTGGGCCTAGCAGTGCCCAGCATCCCTGAGGAGCTCTCTGCTCCCTACCTCACCCCTAgaccaggggaggggagaggggccccAGGCAGACCCCCTCCAGGCCCCCTGAGCCCCCCGTCCTTGCAGAGCTGCTTTGCCGTGATGCTGGGTGGGCCCCAGGAGACCGGGCAGCTGCTGGAGCACAAGTTTGACTACATCTTCTTCACAGGTGAGAGCCTGCTGCGCGTGGCTGGGCTGGGGGCGGGAAGGGC from Manis pentadactyla isolate mManPen7 chromosome 9, mManPen7.hap1, whole genome shotgun sequence includes the following:
- the ALDH3B1 gene encoding aldehyde dehydrogenase family 3 member B1 isoform X3; protein product: MGVRAFPAIPGHQDPPHPVIPRATALGSPLPAGPGSLFIRPRAGPLSSELPGGLLCGPGLVLSLSGPSLREVVVRCQLAASSCPRAKSDEKPGQPRPRGWPSLGHFLEAGCRAEEDSQEEGRLAGPQPAFESEVSEVGICHSEINLALRNLQAWMKDEKVAKNLATQLDSAFIRKEPFGLVLIIAPWNYPVNLTLVPLVGALAAGNCVVLKPSEISKSTERVLAEVLPRYLDQSCFAVMLGGPQETGQLLEHKFDYIFFTGSSQVGRIVMAAAAKHLTPVTLELGGKNPCYVDDNCNPQTVANRVAWSRYFNTGQTCVAPDYVLCSPETQERLLPALQNAITMFYGEEPRVSPNLGRIISQKHFQRLQGLLGSGRVAIGGQTDESDCYIAPTVLVDVRETDPVMQEEIFGPILPIMNVRSLDEAMSFINHREKPLALYAFSNSKQVPAGWVATTASSPSIPSPTTVPVCCASPGWKRSMLSATHPTHLAN